A window of Rhizobium sp. CC-YZS058 genomic DNA:
CGCGATGTCTGAGCCGGACCAGGATGTGAGCCTTAATTTCGAGCGCGCGGTCACCCCTGCCGACGCCATCGCCTATGTCGTGACGCTTCCGACCTTCCGGCGCCCGGACCATCTGGTGGCGACGCTGAAAAGCCTGGTTGTTCAGAACCCTGGCAAGCCCTTCGCCATCATCGTGATGGAGAACGACACGGACGGACTGGCCGGCGCGCGGGCGGCCAGGGCCTTCCTGCAGACGGCCCCTGTCTCCGCGCGGATCGTGCTCGCGCATCGGCGCGGCAATTGCCATGCCTACAATGCCGGGTGGACCGATGCACTGGCCGCCTATCCGAACTTCGAGGCTCTCGCCGTGATCGACGATGACGAGCTGGCCCAGCCGGACTGGCTGTTTCGTCTCGTTTCGCAACAGAAGGAAAGCGGTGCCGACATGGTGGGCGGGCCGCAGGTGCCGCATTTCGAGACAGGGTCCCGGGAGAAAAGCGCCAGACACCCGGTATTCACGGCGCATTATGGCACAAACGGCCCGGTGCCGATCCTCTATTCCTCCGGCAATGTCCTGATCCGCCGCGCGGTTCTGGACGCCATGCCGCGCCCTTTCCTTGATCCGCTGTTCAACTTCATCGGCGGCGGCGACAGCGATTTCTACCGTCGGGCGCGTGAAAAAGGGTTCCGCTTTGCCTGGGCGGCCGATGCGGCGGTGACGGAAACGATTCCCGCGCGGCGCACGGAATGGGACTGGATTCACGCCCGCAGCCTGCGCAACGGCGCCATTTCCGCCATGCTGGACCATCGCGCGGCGCCCGGCCTGTTCGGCCGCGCCCGCACGCTCGCCAAATCGATTGCCCTTCTTGCCGCCGCCGCCCCCCGCGGCCTCGTGATGTGGCGGCGCACCGGCCTGCCCTCCGCCAGCCTCTATCACGGCCAGGTGGCTCTCGGCCGGCTGATGGCCGAAGTGGGGCGGGTGGGCGAACAATATCGCAATCCCGAAAAGAACTGAGTCGAAGCGCAGCGACATTCCGCACTGCAAAAGAACTTCATCGAACTGTCATACTGCGAAAACTAAAGATTCAACTCCAGTGGTCATGGTTCCGCCAATCTACCAAAGGAGTTGATCTTGGCTGTTCCACTTGCGGCGCTTCCCGCCTGCCATCTCGGTGCCGAGCAGATCGTCACCCTGGCAAAACTCGTTATTGAAACCGCGCTTCAGCCGATCGTCGAAGCGTCGACGGGCGATTGTTTCGGATATGAAAGCCTGATGCGCGGCTTCGACCGGCTTGGCTTCCCCTCCCCCGTCGCGCTGCTCGACAAGGCGCATGAGAATGCCGAGCTGATGGCGCTCGAACATATGCTGGCCACACGGGCTCTGGCCGCCTTCGCAGCCGTCCCAGGCTTTGCGGAGCGGACGCTGTTCATCAATTTCGATACGCGGCTGATGGGCATGGATGACGACGCCGTGCTGCAGCGGCTGGACGACCGCTTGAAGCGGGCCGGCATCCCGCCGTCCAGCCTGTGTTTCGAATTGTCCGAGCGCCACGAGACCGATGCGGCGCCCGGCTTCGACCGGGTCCTGAGCCGCCTTCGACAGCACGGGTTTAAGCTGGCGATCGACGATTTCGGAGCGGGCTTCAGCGGACTGAAGCTGCTCTCGCGCGCCGCGGTAGACTATCTGAAGATCGACCGGCATTTCATTTCGCAGATCGACAGCACACCGCGCCATCGCCATCTGGTCAAGCACATGGTGACCATGGCCCACAAGCTCGGCGCGCGGGTCATTGCCGAGGGGGTGGAGACGGAGGCGGAATTCCATGTCTGCCGCGATCTCGGCTGCGACCTGCTGCAAGGCTATTTCGTCGCCCGTCCGACCGTCTGCCTCGAGGACTTGCGGCCCAACTATCCGCATCTGGCGCAGGCCGGCGAAACGCGCCGCCGCACCGCCTCGGCCGATACCGTGCTCATCCGCCGACAGATCGAGCGCCTGCCGACGGTGCGGGAAAGCGACATGCTCGATACCACTTTCGAGCTTTTCCGCACATCGCCCGGCCAGACCTTCTTTCCCGTGCTGAACGCCAATGGCGAGCCGCGCGGCGTGATCCACGAGGTCCATCTCAAGGAGTTGATTTACCATCCCTTCGGCCGGGACCTCTTGAAGAACAGGGTGTACCAGCGGCGGGTGGCAAACTTCGCAACCCCGGCGCCGATCGCTGACATCACCGTGCCCGCCGACGAAATGCTCGATATCTTTGCCGGCGCCAATGGCAGCGACTGCCTGATCCTGACGGAGAACATGCGCTATGCCGGCATCCTGTCGGCCTCCTCGCTGCTGCGCATCATCAGCGAGAAACAGCTGAAAACAGCGCGCGACCAGAACCCACTGACCGGCTTGCCCGGCAATCGCGCCATTCGCGACCATGTCCACGATGCGATCCTCGACGGCGATCGCCAACGGTTCTTCTGCTATTGCGATTTCGACAACTTCAAGCCGTTCAACGACCATTACGGCTTCCACGCCGGCGATGCAGCAATCACGCTATTTTCCGCCCTGCTGCGCCGTCACTTCATCGGCGAGGAGGATTTCATCGGCCATGTCGGCGGGGACGATTTCTTCATTGGTGTTGCCGGTCAAGCGCAGGCGGAGATCGAAGCCGAGCTCACCCGCCTGCTCGACGCGTTCAGCGATGGCGTTTGCGCCCTCTATTCGCAGGAAGACCGCGCGAACGGGGGCCTTCATGGGCACGACCGGAACGGCGAAAGCCGGACCTATCCGCTGATGCGCTGCAGCATCGGCGTTCTCGCACTGGAGACCGGCCTTGTGATGACCGACGTTCAGGGCGTTACCGCCCGCGTCGCGGCGCTGAAGAGCCGCGCCAAGGCCAGTGCCTCCGGCCTTGTCTTCGACACGCTGTCCGAGGGGCGGTGAGCCCCGCCTCCGGGCCAGCCGAACGCTGGCAGGCGGCCTTCGACCGCCGCCGCTTGCGCCGCGTCAGTGGCCGCCGGCCGCGGCCTCTTCCTTTTCCTTGCCGGGAATCACGTCATGGGCCGTGTCGCCGTTGCGGTCGACGATCGGCACCGGCGGACTGCGGTCCTTGCTCGGCTTGCCGAGCTTCTTGACGTCTTCCTTGGAGAGATATTCGAGCTGTTCGACGAGGACCTCGAAGATCACCTCGCCCTTCATCTGCTCGTTCAGCCCCTTCTTCACCGTGTCCTTGAAGGTGGCGAGATCGAAGCTGGAATTGTCGGCGACATTGATGAGGTTCTTGCCGATCAGAACGTCGAACAGGGTGTTGGTGACGCTTTCCTTCAGCGGAACGCTGAGCTTGGCGACCTTGGTCTTGTCGACGGCGAAGGAAAGCTTGGTCAGGAAATAGCCCTGAACCGCACCGCCGGTGATGACCGGGACGGTGATAAGCTCGCCCGGCACATATTCCTGCACGGCCGCGCGCGCCGCGTCTTCGCTCGATTCGATCGGGGCGGAGGCGTGGCGCAGCGACACGTAGACCGACCCGAGGGTGATCGCCGCTGCCCAGACGCCCGTGAGGAGAAGTTTGATCATCAGACGGCGCCGTAGCGGAATTGCTCTTCGGTGTAGATGCCGTCCGCTTCGACATCCTGCGCGGTGGTTTTGATCAGCTCGACGACGGAGCGGCAGGCTTCGAGATGGGCCTCGATCTTTTCGGCATTGGTGGAGAGCTTCTCGCGCAGGTGCCCTGTCTGCGAGCGGAAGGTGTCGGTCAGCTCGATCTTGGCCTGGTCGCGGTTGAACATGGCGAGTTCGTAGAGGCAGCGGCTTTTGCGCTGGTTGGACGCCTTCAGATCGAAGGAGGGATCGACCCCGATCCGGGCATTCTCATTGTCCAGAATCGTTTCCAGCCGGCCGAGCACGGCTCGGATGCGAAGATCGGCTGCTGCCTGAACGTCCATGTGTCACTCCCGTATCATGCCCCCGCCCCGCCCGGTTATCGGGCGCTCAGGACGGTGAGGTTCATTCCTGGTGTCTTGTGACGGCCCGCGGGATGCGTGCCGCCTTGTCTTGATCCGGTTCGCTGGAGGCTTACGGATCGATCGTGGTGCGGTCGTCGTCATCCGCCGTCATGACATCGGCCATGGTGTGGCGCTGATATTGCTCGACCATGCTGCGGGCGACATTGCGATCATTGCCGCCGAGCGAGGCGTTGACGAGACCGGCGGCAACTGGATCGTCGATCCGGTCGGTCATCATGTGCTCGGCGATGCCGATGCCGCGGCCCTGCGCCAGCACCGTGCCCATCTGCTCCGCCATCATGTCCTTCCACATGTTGCCGGCGATGCCCTGGCCATAGACCTCTTCGCCGTCGCGCGGCATCATCGACTTCATGAAGTTCTGCAGCACCATGGACTCGAATTTGCGATAGGCTTCCGGCACCGGCTTGGCCGGGGCCCGGTTGTCGATATCGCCGAGCCCGCTCGTGCCCTCGTTCTGGTTGAGAATGGCGACCGTATTGGCGAAGCCATTGCCGTTTTCGGCAAGGCTGGTGGCCCGGAAGGCGGCGCGGTTCGCCTGCAGGCGGGCCTGCGCCTCCTCGACCCGCGCCGGATCGGCCGCGCGAACGACATCGAGCACCAGATCGCTGGGGGGTGATATGGCCATGAAGACGCGTCCTCTCGTGCCGCGGCGCAAACGCCATCGGCCTTTCGTGGTCTGACAAGGATTGGATGAGCGGGTCGTCAGGAGCCTCATGCTCCCTGCCGCTGTTGCAGAGGACTATGGGCGATCAAGCTTACCGGAAGCTGGCGAGCCGCCGAGGACATATTGATCGACGAGATCATAGATCGCATCGTCGGCCGCGGTCCGCTCCTCGCTCGTCCGGGCGTCCTTCATATGCTCTTCCAGCCGGTCGCCCTTGGCCCGCTCCTTCAGGACGCGGCTTTCATGCACCTGCTGGATGCCGTGCAGCATCTGGTCCTTCTGGATCAGCCGGCCGAGATGGCCACTGTAATGGCCGGAGAACATGGCGTGCAGCGGCGTTCCCGAGCCCATGGCGTCGACCACGACATCGATCGTTTCTCCAAGCACCTGGCGCTGGCGGGCGGTCTCGTTCAGCTCATATTCCGCCATGCGCTCGAGATGCCGCTGCACGGTGACGAGACGCTTGAGCTTTTCGGAGCGGGACTGGGGCATGGCGGTCCTTCGAGCGACGGAGAGATTCGATCCAGCCGAAGGGCAAGGGCTTCGGCGTCGGACAATGCGGCAAGAGCGGAGGCGGAGGGGGTTGCCGCTGATCCCAAGATCACCGGCAGCACTCCGGCCTCAGATCGCCTGCATGACGATGGCAAACCCATCGGCAAACAGGCGGAACATCGCGGCGATGCCGAGATAGAGCAAGAACAGTCCGCCCATGATGATGTAGGGCGTGGAGATGAAGTAGAGCGGCATCTGCGGCGCCAGCTTGTTGACGAGACCGAGCGCCACGTTGAACAGCATGCCGTAGATGATGAACGGGCTCGACAAGCGCAGCATGATCATGAAGATCGCCTCCAGCCCGTTGGTCAGCGTGATCAGCACGCCCTGCGGATCGAAACCGACGCCGAGCGGCATGACGCGGTAGCTGTCGAAGATGCTCTCGAAGATCACGTGATGGAAATCCATCATGAACAGCACTAGGACGCCGGTGAAGGAGATCAGGTTGGTCAGCTGGTTTTCGCCCGAATCTTCCAGGATGTCGGCGGCGGGCGGCGCGGTGAAGCCGATGAGATTGGTGATGACCGTGCCGACGAACTGCAGACCGAGCACATAATAGCGCGCGATCAACCCGATGACGCTGCCGATCACCGTCTCCGTTGCGACGATGTAGAGATAGGTATGTCCCTTGCCGGCGATCTGCGGATAGATGTCGTTCCACATGAGCGGCAGGATGGCGAGCGAGATCGCGACCGCGGTGAACAGGCGGATCTGCATGGCGAGCCGCGCGGTGGAGAAACCCGGCATGACCATGATGCAGGCGCCGATGCGGCAGAAGGCCGCAAACAGCGCCAGCACGGTGCCTTCCGGGTCGGTGATCATGAAATGGAGCCGATAATCTTGATCTCGAGCCCCTTGGCGAGCTCGACATGGCTCAAGACCGGCAATGTGGCGAAAAGACGTTCGATGATCATGCGCACATAAGAGCGGGATTCGGGCGAGCTGACCAGCACGAACGGCATGCCGCGATCGAGATGTTCGCGAATGACGCGGGTCGCCTGCTCGCTGAACTCCTCCAGATGCCGCGGATCGATGTCGAACTCGACGATCTCGCCCTTCACGTCGCGCTTGAGCGCCTGGTGGAAGACCATGTCCCACTTGCTGCCGAGCCTGAGGACGCGCAGCGTGCCATTGTCGGCGAGATCGCCGCAGAGCTGCTGCGACATGCGCACCCGCACATGCTCGACGATCTGCTCCGTCTTGCGCACATGCGGCGCGAGCTCGGCCACGGCTTCGAGGATCAGGTGCAGGTTGCGGATCGAGACGCGCTCGGCCAGCAAAAGCTTCAGCACCGCCTGGAGGCCTGAATAGGACATGTGCGAGGTGCAGATTTCGTCGGCGAGCTTGCGATATTCCGGGTCCAGCCGCTCGATGAGGATCTTGACGTCCTTGTAGGAGAGAAGCTGCGGCAGGTTGTTGCGGATGACTTCCGAGAGATGGGTCAGCACCACCGACACGTTGTCGATCGGATGGAAGCCCTCGCGCTTGAGATCCTCGGCAAAGGTTTCGAGGATCGACACCGCCGGCATGCCGAAGGCGGGTTCGCGGATGTCGTCGCCGGGGATGCTCGGTCGACGACCGCCGCCGGTGACCACGATGACCTCACCGACGCGCACCGTGTTGGAGGCGATCGTCGTGCCGTGGACGCGGATCTGGTAGGCCTTGTCGGGAATGGCGATATCGTCGGACACCTTGATCTCGGGAACGATCAGGCCGTACTGCCCGGCGAACTTGCGCCGCATCTTGCCGACACGGAACGCCAGTTCCTGATGGGCGCCGAGCAGGCGGGTGGAGACCTGCTTGCCGAGCAGCAGCTCGATCTCGGCCGTCTTGAGGACAGACTTGACCGAATCCTTCTCCGTTTCCTTGACCTGCGCCGCCGTCTGCAGGTCCTGCTCGCGCTTGAGCTGGTTGGCTGCCGCGATCTGGCGCGGGATGACATAGGCGATCGCCGCCATGCCGCCGCCGAGAATGGCGAAAGGCAGGAAGGGCAGACCCGGCATGACCGAGAGCAGCATGACGAGGCCGGAGGCGACATAGAGCGCGCGCGGATAGCCGGAGAGCTGGCCGACGACCGCTTGGTCGGTGGAGCCGGAGGTGCCGCCGCGCGAGACGAGCAGGCCCGCGGCGAGCGAGACGATCAGCGCCGGGATCTGCGAGACCAGGCCATCGCCGACCGACAGCTTGACGAAGACGTCCGCTGCCTCGCCGATCGACATGCCGTGGCGGAAATAACCGATGATGATGCCGCCGAAGACGTTGATGGCGGTGATGAGCAGGCCGGCGACGGCATCGCCGCGGACGAATTTCGAGGCACCGTCCATCGAACCGAAGAAGGAGCTTTCCTCCTCGAGCTCGCGCCGGCGGCGCTGGGCCTCCTTCTCGTCGATCAGGCCGGCCGAGAGATCGGCATCGATCGACATCTGCTTGCCGGGGATCGCATCGAGGGTGAAGCGGGCGCCGACTTCCGCGATACGGGTCGCGCCCTTGGTGATGACGATGAAGTTCACCGTGATCAGGATGAGGAAGACGATGAGACCGATGACGAAATCGCCGGACATGACCAGGCTGGCAAAACCCGCGATCACGCTGCCGGCGGCGTCGTGCCCCTCATGCCCGTGCGAAAGGATGACGCGGGTGGTGGCGATGTTAAGCGCCAGTCGCGTCATGGTCGAGATCAGCAGGATGACCGGGAAGGAGGAGAAATCGAGCGGCCGCTGGATCCAGAGCGAGACCATCAGGATCAGCACCGAGAAGGCGATCGAGAAAGCAAGGCCCATGTCGATGAGGAAGGGCGGGATCGGCAGGAACAGGATCGACAGGATCATCACGATGCCGAGCGCGAAGCCCACATCGCGCCCGCGCGGGGACACCTTCGGGATGATCAGTGCAGGAGGTTGTGCCATCGGAAATCCGTCTCATCATGAGAGGCAGGCAACGTTCATCCGTTGCCCCATCTGACGGCATGTCTAGGCAGCCAAGCTTGCGCGAGGGTGGTCGGCGACCCTTGCGCCGGCAGCGCGTCAGAAGCCGGACTGGATGCGGGAGAAGACGAGATTGGTGAAGATGGAGACCTGCGAGCCGACGAAGGGTGCCGAAAGAGCCACCGCGGCCAGCACCGCGAGGATCTTCGGCACGAAGGTCAGCGTCATTTCCTGAACCTGGGTCAGCGCCTGGATGAGCGCCACCACGAGGCCGACCACCATGGCCGCAAGCACGGCCGGACCGGAGGCGACGACCACGGTCCACATCGCCGTCTGGACGAGGTCCAGTGCATCCGCTTCATTCATGGATGAGGGTCTCCGAGGGGCGCTGTTGATCCCACCGCCCCCGCAGGAGCCCGTTACTTCACGACAACGCCCGGACCGATCGGCAGCTTCTTGCCGTTGTCCAGCGTGGCGATGATTCCGTCCGAATATAGCGTGACCTCGGTCACCTTGCCAGTGATCTTGCCGTCGTCGCTGGTCACCGTCTTGCCGATGACCGCATTGGCCTCGCTGAGCGAGGTCCGCTGCAGGAGGTTCTCCAGATTGGAGTTGGTCTTGATGGTCTGCTCGACCTGCGAGAAGGAGGCGAGCTGCGCCATCTGCTGGGCGGAATCCATCGGCTGCGTCGGATCCTGGTTCTTCAGCTGTGCCACGAGCAGCTTGAGGAAGCTGTCATAGTTGAGCGTCGCCTTGCTGGCCGCCTGCGCCGAATCCGACTGGCCCGTCAGGGTGGTGTTGCCCGACCCTACTCCGGTGACACCGTCTACCGCCATGGTGCGATCTCCTTCCGGATCTGCTCGATCGTTGCCGGAGGCATTTCCGGCGTGTTGAGGATCTGGTCCTCGATCGGATAGAGCGCGCGGATGGCCTTGAGCGCGTCGAAGGCGCGATCCTGGGCCACCATGCCGTCGATCCGCTTCAGCTCGGAGAGAACCTCCTCGTTCTTGAAGCAGTTGAGCAGCATGACCACCGACTTGCGGAACATGATGGCCGACTGGTCGGCGCCTTCCGGATTGATGAGGATCATCTGCGCGATGAAATAGAGCTGGCGCAGCGGCGTCGTGGCATCTTCCGGCTGGAGCACATGGTTCTCGAGGAGGAAGGTCACGTCGTTCAGGAACTCGACGGCCACCTTGCGGTCGACGCGCAGCACAGCCCCATTGACGAAGATCCGCTCGCCCGACTTCAGAGAGATACGCAAAGTGCTTTTCATTTCAGTCCATCCCTGATGATGGTGGTGATGTCGATAATGCCCTGGAAGTTCGATGACTCGCGTTTGCGGATCTTTTCCGTTTCGCCGAGAATCCAGATGGCAATGGAGATGAGATTGGCACGCAACTCTTCATTCAGCTGGTTGTCAGCCGCGCGCAGATCCTCGATGAAGCGGATCCAGACGCGCCGCGTGAAATAGACTGCCTCGATCGCCTCACGTGAATAGCCCTTCTGCTGCTTGGCCGCCGAGAGCAATGCAATGGATCGATCCAGCACCTGCCGCTCACGATCCTTGGAGTCGGCAACGCCGTCTTCCATGATCTCGGCATATGAAAACTGGTACATTCAGACACCCTTCATGTTTGTCTCAGACCTCTTGCATCAGAGGTAATTGATCAGGCTGAGCTCCTGAATGCGTGCAGTCAGCGTGTAGGAGATCTCGATCTGCGTCTTGAGCGCGGTGAGGCGCGAGGACGTTTCGGTCGGATCGACGCCCTCGATGTCGAGGATATGCGTGTTGATCAGCTTCACCTGGTTGTCGATCGACGTATTGGCCGCCTTGACCCGGCCTTCCGCCACACCGATCTGCGCGCCCATCTGGATGATGCCCGTCAGGCCTTTTTCCAGATGATCCTGCGCGGCCGTCAGGGCCGTGTCGCGGGCGGCGGTCGACAGTTCCGGCTTCATGAGCTCGGTCGCGATCACCGTCGCCATCATGAACTGGCGGACGCCGGTCGTGTTGGTGTTGCTCGAGGTTTCGATGACCTCGTTCGGGCTGATGCGGGTCTGGATGTTGTCGCTGGAGGCCTGCGACCAGGTCCCGTCCCAGCCGCTGCCCAGGAACATGGGCTGCAGCGTGTTGTTGATGAAATCGGTCATCTGCGCCGAGGTGAAATCCTTCAGCGCCACGTTGCCGTTCGCGGCCTGGAACGTGCTGAGCGCCGTGTCGAAAGCGACCTTGGCCGGCGAACCCGGTCCGTAATCCGTCAGGGGCCGGACATCCGAGTTGACGCCGGCAAAGACGTACTCGTTGTTGAACTGGGTGTTGGCAGCGGCTGTGAAGGCGGACAGCTGCGTGACGAAGGTGGTGTGGGCGACGTCGAGCTTGCCCTTGTCGTCCGTTCCCTTGGCGCTGATCAGCTGCTTGCGGATCTCTTCCACCGACGTACGCATGGTCGAGAGCGCGCCTTGCGAGGCGGAGAGACGCTGGGTGGCCAGCGAATTCGTGTCCTTGATGTTCTTCAGCCGGTCGAGCTCGGCCTTCAGGTTGACGGAGCGGGAGGTGGTCGAGCCGAGCGCGGTGCCCGTGTCGGCCCACACGCCGCTCGTCATTTCCTGCTGCAGCTTCATCATCTCCAGCTGGCTTTGCTGGAGCGTGAGGCGCATGGCGTTTTGAACCGCCA
This region includes:
- a CDS encoding glycosyltransferase family 2 protein, coding for MSEPDQDVSLNFERAVTPADAIAYVVTLPTFRRPDHLVATLKSLVVQNPGKPFAIIVMENDTDGLAGARAARAFLQTAPVSARIVLAHRRGNCHAYNAGWTDALAAYPNFEALAVIDDDELAQPDWLFRLVSQQKESGADMVGGPQVPHFETGSREKSARHPVFTAHYGTNGPVPILYSSGNVLIRRAVLDAMPRPFLDPLFNFIGGGDSDFYRRAREKGFRFAWAADAAVTETIPARRTEWDWIHARSLRNGAISAMLDHRAAPGLFGRARTLAKSIALLAAAAPRGLVMWRRTGLPSASLYHGQVALGRLMAEVGRVGEQYRNPEKN
- a CDS encoding bifunctional diguanylate cyclase/phosphodiesterase; protein product: MLAVPLAALPACHLGAEQIVTLAKLVIETALQPIVEASTGDCFGYESLMRGFDRLGFPSPVALLDKAHENAELMALEHMLATRALAAFAAVPGFAERTLFINFDTRLMGMDDDAVLQRLDDRLKRAGIPPSSLCFELSERHETDAAPGFDRVLSRLRQHGFKLAIDDFGAGFSGLKLLSRAAVDYLKIDRHFISQIDSTPRHRHLVKHMVTMAHKLGARVIAEGVETEAEFHVCRDLGCDLLQGYFVARPTVCLEDLRPNYPHLAQAGETRRRTASADTVLIRRQIERLPTVRESDMLDTTFELFRTSPGQTFFPVLNANGEPRGVIHEVHLKELIYHPFGRDLLKNRVYQRRVANFATPAPIADITVPADEMLDIFAGANGSDCLILTENMRYAGILSASSLLRIISEKQLKTARDQNPLTGLPGNRAIRDHVHDAILDGDRQRFFCYCDFDNFKPFNDHYGFHAGDAAITLFSALLRRHFIGEEDFIGHVGGDDFFIGVAGQAQAEIEAELTRLLDAFSDGVCALYSQEDRANGGLHGHDRNGESRTYPLMRCSIGVLALETGLVMTDVQGVTARVAALKSRAKASASGLVFDTLSEGR
- a CDS encoding rod-binding protein, with the translated sequence MAISPPSDLVLDVVRAADPARVEEAQARLQANRAAFRATSLAENGNGFANTVAILNQNEGTSGLGDIDNRAPAKPVPEAYRKFESMVLQNFMKSMMPRDGEEVYGQGIAGNMWKDMMAEQMGTVLAQGRGIGIAEHMMTDRIDDPVAAGLVNASLGGNDRNVARSMVEQYQRHTMADVMTADDDDRTTIDP
- a CDS encoding flagellar biosynthetic protein FliR is translated as MITDPEGTVLALFAAFCRIGACIMVMPGFSTARLAMQIRLFTAVAISLAILPLMWNDIYPQIAGKGHTYLYIVATETVIGSVIGLIARYYVLGLQFVGTVITNLIGFTAPPAADILEDSGENQLTNLISFTGVLVLFMMDFHHVIFESIFDSYRVMPLGVGFDPQGVLITLTNGLEAIFMIMLRLSSPFIIYGMLFNVALGLVNKLAPQMPLYFISTPYIIMGGLFLLYLGIAAMFRLFADGFAIVMQAI
- the flhA gene encoding flagellar biosynthesis protein FlhA: MAQPPALIIPKVSPRGRDVGFALGIVMILSILFLPIPPFLIDMGLAFSIAFSVLILMVSLWIQRPLDFSSFPVILLISTMTRLALNIATTRVILSHGHEGHDAAGSVIAGFASLVMSGDFVIGLIVFLILITVNFIVITKGATRIAEVGARFTLDAIPGKQMSIDADLSAGLIDEKEAQRRRRELEEESSFFGSMDGASKFVRGDAVAGLLITAINVFGGIIIGYFRHGMSIGEAADVFVKLSVGDGLVSQIPALIVSLAAGLLVSRGGTSGSTDQAVVGQLSGYPRALYVASGLVMLLSVMPGLPFLPFAILGGGMAAIAYVIPRQIAAANQLKREQDLQTAAQVKETEKDSVKSVLKTAEIELLLGKQVSTRLLGAHQELAFRVGKMRRKFAGQYGLIVPEIKVSDDIAIPDKAYQIRVHGTTIASNTVRVGEVIVVTGGGRRPSIPGDDIREPAFGMPAVSILETFAEDLKREGFHPIDNVSVVLTHLSEVIRNNLPQLLSYKDVKILIERLDPEYRKLADEICTSHMSYSGLQAVLKLLLAERVSIRNLHLILEAVAELAPHVRKTEQIVEHVRVRMSQQLCGDLADNGTLRVLRLGSKWDMVFHQALKRDVKGEIVEFDIDPRHLEEFSEQATRVIREHLDRGMPFVLVSSPESRSYVRMIIERLFATLPVLSHVELAKGLEIKIIGSIS
- the fliQ gene encoding flagellar biosynthesis protein FliQ; this translates as MNEADALDLVQTAMWTVVVASGPAVLAAMVVGLVVALIQALTQVQEMTLTFVPKILAVLAAVALSAPFVGSQVSIFTNLVFSRIQSGF
- the flgD gene encoding flagellar hook assembly protein FlgD translates to MAVDGVTGVGSGNTTLTGQSDSAQAASKATLNYDSFLKLLVAQLKNQDPTQPMDSAQQMAQLASFSQVEQTIKTNSNLENLLQRTSLSEANAVIGKTVTSDDGKITGKVTEVTLYSDGIIATLDNGKKLPIGPGVVVK
- the flbT gene encoding flagellar biosynthesis repressor FlbT, coding for MKSTLRISLKSGERIFVNGAVLRVDRKVAVEFLNDVTFLLENHVLQPEDATTPLRQLYFIAQMILINPEGADQSAIMFRKSVVMLLNCFKNEEVLSELKRIDGMVAQDRAFDALKAIRALYPIEDQILNTPEMPPATIEQIRKEIAPWR
- the flaF gene encoding flagellar biosynthesis regulator FlaF, with the protein product MYQFSYAEIMEDGVADSKDRERQVLDRSIALLSAAKQQKGYSREAIEAVYFTRRVWIRFIEDLRAADNQLNEELRANLISIAIWILGETEKIRKRESSNFQGIIDITTIIRDGLK
- a CDS encoding flagellar hook-associated family protein codes for the protein MKTSFVSNLAVQNAMRLTLQQSQLEMMKLQQEMTSGVWADTGTALGSTTSRSVNLKAELDRLKNIKDTNSLATQRLSASQGALSTMRTSVEEIRKQLISAKGTDDKGKLDVAHTTFVTQLSAFTAAANTQFNNEYVFAGVNSDVRPLTDYGPGSPAKVAFDTALSTFQAANGNVALKDFTSAQMTDFINNTLQPMFLGSGWDGTWSQASSDNIQTRISPNEVIETSSNTNTTGVRQFMMATVIATELMKPELSTAARDTALTAAQDHLEKGLTGIIQMGAQIGVAEGRVKAANTSIDNQVKLINTHILDIEGVDPTETSSRLTALKTQIEISYTLTARIQELSLINYL